A single Corynebacterium stationis DNA region contains:
- a CDS encoding LppP/LprE family lipoprotein, which translates to MRDLAIQQRFHRCDCHPCAPSAPHTAWPYKADRNYDPCSNLSDAVLVKQPKVNSQFGTQLFFFHQDEYIRIDSAYPQQVMSIEDRSTRLIVTYKGWEALEEAGGSNTEGPNYTAILTFFWDAHNDQLGTIGEFPNQGL; encoded by the coding sequence TTGCGGGATCTCGCCATCCAACAGCGCTTTCACCGATGCGATTGCCACCCTTGCGCCCCCAGTGCCCCGCACACTGCTTGGCCTTATAAAGCCGACCGCAACTACGACCCCTGCTCCAATTTGAGCGACGCGGTACTGGTTAAGCAGCCAAAGGTCAATTCTCAATTTGGCACCCAATTGTTTTTCTTCCACCAAGATGAATACATTCGGATCGATTCCGCCTACCCACAGCAAGTGATGAGCATCGAGGACAGAAGCACCCGACTCATCGTCACCTACAAAGGCTGGGAAGCTTTGGAGGAAGCGGGTGGCTCGAATACTGAAGGCCCCAACTACACCGCTATCCTGACCTTCTTCTGGGATGCCCACAACGACCAACTTGGCACCATAGGAGAATTCCCCAACCAGGGCCTCTAA
- a CDS encoding helix-turn-helix transcriptional regulator yields the protein MRIIDSFKPEELAQELGSTTGTLANWRSTGKGPKFVRIAGRIHYMRADVERWIQDQINAA from the coding sequence ATGAGGATCATCGACAGCTTTAAGCCCGAAGAACTAGCACAAGAACTAGGTTCCACCACTGGCACCCTCGCAAACTGGCGCAGCACAGGAAAAGGCCCAAAATTCGTGCGCATCGCCGGGCGTATCCACTACATGCGTGCAGACGTAGAGCGGTGGATCCAAGACCAAATCAACGCCGCCTAA
- a CDS encoding AAA family ATPase: MPISPREQARRDGVPEDQLHHYPDNLDLDMRELHQDTATAAPQRLAAVPEPSRRINLFSASTVKSEHLDWLIPNWIPHRSITLLAGREGLGKSTIASGIAAEATTGKLTGKPINVAYVATEDSLSITVKPRLQAAGANLDRTFLLNVTTEEGHEGALSLPGDINRLGDALKDHDVKLVILDAAKSAMHSSLDGYRDDDVRQFLEPLAGLCDALDIVVIGLVHFGKRESTDPGKLILGSIAWSQIARSVLSVAVDDEGTLVVTNTKGNLAPKQVSREARIESVTVPTDDGKATEVGRIVWGNETDRSASELLVSHDDDDDRSEAELIVVDFLISQGGSAPANDVRKQIMAAGLTWKTVQNNRKKWGVNTTQREGGWVWTLEQAHPAAMSRTRGGRDVGYEQVDTTKSRPEEGHIPRPTNDDTNRDVPENQPSLPMKSA; this comes from the coding sequence GTGCCTATCTCCCCGCGTGAACAAGCACGCCGTGACGGTGTACCCGAAGATCAATTACACCACTACCCAGACAACCTAGACCTAGACATGAGAGAGCTACACCAGGACACCGCCACAGCCGCGCCACAGCGCCTAGCAGCCGTGCCTGAACCTAGCAGGCGCATCAACTTATTTAGCGCGTCCACGGTCAAATCAGAACACCTAGACTGGTTAATCCCTAACTGGATACCCCACCGTTCAATCACCTTACTGGCAGGGCGCGAGGGGCTAGGAAAATCAACCATTGCATCCGGTATCGCAGCAGAAGCGACCACAGGCAAACTAACCGGTAAACCTATCAATGTTGCCTACGTTGCTACCGAAGATTCACTATCCATCACGGTTAAGCCACGTCTACAGGCAGCAGGAGCAAACCTTGACCGCACATTCTTGCTCAACGTCACAACCGAAGAGGGGCACGAGGGGGCGTTAAGTCTCCCCGGTGACATCAATCGTTTAGGTGATGCCCTTAAAGACCATGATGTAAAACTAGTCATTCTCGATGCCGCTAAATCTGCCATGCACTCCAGTCTTGACGGTTATCGCGACGATGACGTGAGACAGTTTCTAGAGCCACTAGCAGGCCTATGCGATGCCCTAGATATCGTTGTCATTGGCTTAGTGCATTTCGGTAAACGTGAATCGACAGACCCCGGCAAACTAATTCTAGGGTCTATCGCCTGGAGCCAGATAGCCCGTTCAGTTCTATCGGTAGCAGTCGATGACGAAGGCACCCTAGTAGTTACCAACACCAAAGGGAACCTAGCGCCTAAACAGGTATCGCGTGAAGCCCGTATTGAGTCTGTCACCGTACCTACAGATGACGGCAAAGCAACAGAGGTCGGCCGCATTGTGTGGGGCAATGAGACAGACCGATCCGCATCCGAGCTACTGGTATCGCACGATGACGATGATGACCGAAGTGAAGCGGAACTGATTGTTGTTGACTTCCTTATCTCGCAGGGTGGTTCAGCGCCGGCTAACGATGTGCGTAAGCAAATCATGGCAGCCGGCCTTACCTGGAAAACGGTACAGAACAACCGCAAGAAATGGGGCGTAAACACTACTCAGCGTGAGGGTGGTTGGGTGTGGACTTTAGAGCAAGCACATCCCGCCGCTATGTCCCGTACACGTGGGGGTCGGGATGTGGGATATGAGCAGGTAGACACCACTAAATCACGTCCCGAAGAGGGGCACATCCCACGTCCCACGAACGACGATACTAACCGGGATGTACCCGAAAACCAACCATCATTGCCGATGAAATCAGCGTGA
- a CDS encoding PLP-dependent aminotransferase family protein, whose product MRSDLVSALPLALDAQQAMPIPTQLTSQIRQLIAEQVLSPGDHIPSTRALAKQLGVSRGSVVTAYDQLAAEGYIVTAHGSGTTINPGLHLLKPKELESPKPSAPRSSAQPTQPRARPHSQILNLDPGVPDTSTLIDSAWRASWRKASSNPPAQRPAQGLMDLRIEIAEHLRRMRGLVVDPSRIIVTAGAREGLALLLQTFNEPAHIGVESPGYPSLRRVPQALGHHTVDLPADSTGLVINGLPHDLDAVLVTPSHQYPYGGSLPADRRTELVSWAEYTDTLLIEDDFDSELRYVGMPLPPLTSLASERTILLGTFSSVISPHISCGYLVAPTSWSTQLTELRSVLGQPVSAITQAAVANFLNTGALRRRTQRLRRVYRRRRATVQRSFSDVKEAELRPIRGGLHAVLICKKPADDIVAELHARGIDVTALSQYWGGSSNAENGIVFGFGSHDDDTLDWALAEIGEVIH is encoded by the coding sequence ATGCGTTCTGATCTTGTCTCTGCCTTGCCACTGGCCCTTGATGCTCAACAGGCGATGCCTATCCCTACGCAGCTCACCTCACAGATCCGACAGTTGATTGCCGAGCAGGTTTTAAGTCCCGGCGATCACATTCCCAGCACCCGTGCTTTGGCAAAGCAGCTTGGCGTTTCCCGCGGCAGCGTGGTTACTGCCTATGACCAGCTGGCGGCCGAAGGATATATTGTCACTGCACATGGGTCTGGCACCACTATCAACCCAGGGTTGCACTTGTTAAAACCCAAGGAACTAGAGAGCCCAAAACCGTCTGCGCCCCGCTCTTCTGCACAGCCGACGCAGCCTCGAGCTCGCCCACATTCCCAGATCTTGAACCTGGATCCAGGTGTGCCCGATACTTCAACGCTGATTGATTCTGCCTGGCGTGCATCATGGCGCAAGGCCTCCTCGAACCCACCGGCGCAGCGCCCTGCTCAAGGGCTGATGGATTTAAGAATTGAGATTGCTGAACACCTGCGCCGCATGCGTGGTCTGGTCGTAGACCCATCACGCATTATTGTCACTGCCGGTGCGCGCGAAGGACTAGCCTTGCTGCTTCAGACTTTCAATGAGCCCGCGCACATCGGTGTGGAATCTCCTGGCTATCCCAGCTTGCGCCGGGTTCCGCAAGCACTTGGCCACCACACCGTGGATCTCCCTGCTGACTCAACAGGGCTTGTTATAAATGGCCTTCCGCACGATCTTGATGCAGTCCTGGTCACTCCCAGCCATCAATATCCCTATGGCGGCTCCCTACCAGCCGACCGTCGAACCGAACTAGTGAGCTGGGCTGAATACACTGACACTTTGCTCATCGAGGATGACTTCGATTCGGAGCTACGCTACGTCGGTATGCCGCTTCCCCCATTGACGTCTCTAGCCTCCGAGCGAACCATCTTATTGGGTACATTTTCTTCAGTCATCAGCCCACATATATCTTGCGGCTATCTGGTCGCGCCTACTTCATGGTCCACGCAGCTGACTGAATTGCGCAGCGTGCTCGGCCAGCCCGTCAGCGCTATTACTCAAGCCGCCGTGGCTAACTTTCTCAATACCGGTGCTCTACGCCGCCGCACCCAACGCTTACGCCGGGTTTATCGCCGCCGGCGCGCCACCGTTCAGCGATCTTTTTCCGACGTGAAAGAAGCTGAACTTCGCCCCATCAGAGGCGGGCTGCATGCTGTGCTTATCTGTAAGAAGCCTGCCGATGACATAGTCGCCGAACTCCACGCCCGAGGCATCGACGTCACAGCGCTGTCGCAGTACTGGGGTGGCAGCAGCAATGCCGAAAATGGCATAGTTTTTGGTTTCGGCTCGCATGACGATGACACCTTGGATTGGGCACTCGCCGAGATTGGTGAGGTAATCCATTAG
- a CDS encoding SLC13 family permease, with amino-acid sequence MSTPVTHESTHEAAGEEDKGPKPQEWRRQLTGLFVGLILAALVYLFFPSNSVETVMESTGADPEGEYTYQSLRIVAATTVLMGAWWMTEAIPLAATALLPIVIFPITGVAEFSSVGGPYASSTIFLFMGGFLLALGLQRWNLHRRLALYVVKIVGTSPKRLILGFMIATGFMSMWVSNTATAVVMLPIGISVLQLTAETVGGMKNQKKFATALMLAIAYSASIGSLGTLIGTPPNALLAGYMKEAHGVTIGFGQWMLVGMPVAIVFTVIAWLVLITVFKPEMDHIPGGKELINDEVEKLGKWTGPQIQVGIIFLLAAFTWVAVPLLMDTMGWDFPYDDAIVGMTAGLLMFILPADRKTGVRLLDWKTANELPWDVLLLFGGGLSLSAMFTASGLSLWIGEVAKGLGSLPIFLLMGAVAALVLILTEFTSNTATAATFLPIMGGVSVGIGLTASGEINVLLLTIPVALAATCAFMMPVATPPNAIAFGSGYVTIGEMIKGGVWLNLISLVLITLAAYFIAVPVFGLVF; translated from the coding sequence ATGTCGACCCCAGTAACGCACGAATCGACGCACGAAGCGGCAGGTGAAGAAGACAAGGGGCCCAAACCGCAAGAATGGCGCCGCCAATTAACCGGCCTCTTCGTCGGCCTAATCCTGGCCGCATTGGTTTACCTATTCTTCCCTTCCAACTCAGTTGAGACTGTTATGGAATCAACTGGTGCGGATCCAGAAGGAGAGTACACGTACCAGTCCCTGCGCATTGTTGCCGCCACTACCGTGCTCATGGGCGCGTGGTGGATGACAGAGGCAATTCCGCTCGCAGCAACTGCTTTGCTGCCTATCGTCATCTTTCCGATCACCGGCGTCGCAGAATTTTCTTCCGTCGGCGGGCCTTATGCTTCATCCACGATTTTCCTATTCATGGGCGGTTTCTTGCTGGCCCTTGGCCTACAGCGCTGGAACCTACACCGTAGGTTGGCGCTGTATGTGGTGAAGATTGTCGGTACTTCGCCAAAGCGCCTCATTCTCGGCTTTATGATTGCCACTGGCTTTATGTCCATGTGGGTATCCAACACCGCGACCGCCGTGGTTATGTTGCCAATTGGCATTTCCGTGTTGCAGCTCACCGCTGAAACCGTCGGTGGAATGAAAAACCAAAAGAAGTTTGCTACGGCGCTCATGCTGGCTATTGCTTACTCCGCATCGATCGGCTCTCTAGGAACCTTGATTGGTACCCCGCCAAATGCCTTGCTTGCCGGGTACATGAAAGAAGCACACGGAGTCACCATTGGCTTCGGCCAATGGATGCTGGTGGGTATGCCCGTTGCCATCGTCTTTACCGTTATTGCATGGTTGGTTCTTATAACCGTGTTCAAACCAGAAATGGATCACATCCCCGGTGGCAAGGAACTCATCAACGATGAGGTTGAAAAGCTGGGCAAGTGGACCGGTCCCCAGATTCAAGTAGGCATCATCTTCCTGTTGGCGGCATTTACCTGGGTTGCAGTTCCATTGCTTATGGACACTATGGGGTGGGATTTCCCTTATGACGACGCCATCGTGGGTATGACTGCAGGCTTGTTGATGTTCATTCTTCCCGCGGACCGCAAGACTGGTGTGCGCCTGCTGGACTGGAAGACTGCAAATGAACTGCCGTGGGACGTCCTGCTGCTTTTCGGTGGTGGCTTATCACTATCCGCAATGTTTACCGCGTCAGGCTTGTCCCTATGGATCGGTGAGGTCGCTAAGGGGCTGGGAAGCCTCCCAATCTTCTTGCTCATGGGCGCGGTTGCAGCCTTGGTACTTATCCTGACGGAGTTCACATCCAACACGGCAACCGCAGCGACCTTCCTGCCGATTATGGGAGGCGTTTCCGTTGGTATCGGCCTGACAGCAAGCGGCGAAATTAACGTTCTGCTCCTGACCATCCCAGTCGCGCTAGCCGCAACGTGTGCCTTTATGATGCCGGTGGCCACCCCGCCAAACGCGATCGCCTTCGGCTCGGGTTATGTCACCATCGGCGAAATGATCAAGGGCGGCGTCTGGCTCAACCTTATTTCTCTGGTTCTGATTACCCTGGCCGCTTACTTTATCGCTGTGCCGGTATTCGGGTTGGTGTTCTAG
- the pdxS gene encoding pyridoxal 5'-phosphate synthase lyase subunit PdxS has product MTQTFVEEKQNSTPDTAVTPVKRGVADSFKGGVIMDVVTPEQARIAEASGATAVMALERVPADIRAQGGVARMSDPDLIEGIVNAVSIPVMAKARIGHFVEAQVLEALGVDFIDESEVLSPADYTHHINKWKFNVPFVCGATNLGEALRRITEGAAMIRSKGEAGTGDVSEAVRHLRTIRGDINRLRSLDEDELFVAAKEFQAPYDLVREVAKTGELPVTTFVAGGVSTPADAALVRQMGAEGVFVGSGIFKSGNPEARAVAIVKAATHFDDPSVIAEVSRGLGDAMVGINVTDLPAPHRLAERGW; this is encoded by the coding sequence ATGACTCAAACATTTGTCGAAGAAAAACAGAATTCCACCCCAGATACCGCGGTAACTCCCGTCAAGCGCGGTGTTGCAGATTCCTTCAAGGGCGGGGTGATTATGGATGTGGTGACCCCGGAACAGGCCCGCATCGCTGAAGCGTCCGGCGCAACCGCAGTCATGGCTTTGGAGCGTGTGCCAGCAGATATCCGTGCACAAGGTGGCGTGGCGCGCATGAGCGACCCGGACCTGATCGAAGGCATCGTCAACGCGGTTTCCATTCCAGTGATGGCAAAAGCGCGCATCGGCCACTTCGTTGAAGCGCAGGTACTGGAAGCTCTCGGCGTAGATTTCATCGATGAATCCGAGGTGCTTAGTCCAGCGGACTACACCCACCACATCAACAAATGGAAGTTCAACGTACCTTTCGTCTGTGGTGCTACCAACCTGGGTGAGGCGCTTCGTCGTATCACCGAAGGCGCTGCAATGATTCGCTCCAAGGGTGAGGCCGGCACCGGCGATGTCTCCGAAGCAGTGCGTCACTTGCGCACCATCCGTGGTGACATCAACCGCCTACGCAGCCTCGACGAAGACGAGCTCTTCGTTGCTGCCAAGGAATTCCAAGCACCATATGACTTGGTGCGCGAAGTAGCTAAAACCGGCGAGCTGCCAGTTACTACCTTCGTAGCCGGTGGCGTTTCCACCCCGGCCGATGCCGCCTTGGTTCGCCAGATGGGCGCCGAAGGCGTGTTCGTGGGCTCCGGTATCTTCAAGTCTGGAAACCCTGAGGCCCGCGCTGTGGCCATCGTCAAGGCAGCAACGCACTTTGATGACCCATCCGTCATCGCGGAGGTCTCCCGCGGCTTGGGTGATGCCATGGTCGGCATTAACGTCACCGACCTTCCTGCACCTCACCGTCTAGCTGAGCGCGGCTGGTAA
- a CDS encoding GNAT family N-acetyltransferase, whose translation MDEFRIATAADIPPAAATLSKAFENYPWTNWTVAADNRVDRIRRIQELCLIHIAIPFGVVLVNDAHTAVLAATKPSATEKVEHQVWGHISTAMGNSPSQNSHLELPDPEIENSWSLATIGVRPDAQGQGLGTRIIKHFLRTIDEASSSPVPVHLETSDPLNVKLYERLGFHVYATTRRSDTPTVWSMQRR comes from the coding sequence ATGGATGAATTCCGAATTGCAACGGCAGCTGATATACCGCCGGCTGCCGCAACTCTAAGCAAAGCTTTTGAGAACTATCCTTGGACTAACTGGACCGTGGCGGCAGACAATCGCGTCGATAGAATCCGCCGGATCCAAGAACTTTGCCTAATCCATATAGCTATTCCGTTTGGGGTAGTTCTAGTAAATGACGCCCATACTGCAGTTTTGGCCGCGACCAAACCTAGCGCAACTGAGAAAGTTGAGCATCAGGTTTGGGGCCACATAAGCACTGCAATGGGAAATTCTCCGTCTCAGAATTCTCATCTTGAACTACCGGATCCCGAAATAGAAAATAGCTGGTCTTTAGCAACAATAGGGGTTCGCCCCGACGCGCAAGGACAAGGGCTCGGCACACGGATTATCAAGCACTTTCTCCGAACTATCGACGAAGCTTCTAGTTCACCTGTTCCTGTTCATTTGGAGACATCTGATCCTCTTAATGTAAAGCTTTACGAACGCCTCGGATTCCATGTTTATGCAACCACAAGGCGCTCAGATACTCCCACCGTCTGGTCGATGCAGCGCCGCTAG
- the mgtE gene encoding magnesium transporter, whose translation MSDMTKESIDVLDDWLKTDKTIDPKDAPRLQKLLAETPLQDVIALVERHNAVRAALALRLLPRQRSIEVFDALDSAHQADLIDELGNAEVFEFFDELGPDDRVSLLDELPAEIADRLLRSLNQDKRDVTGVVLGYPKGSIGRRMSPQVPQIYPEMTVVEALARVRETADELETIYTLPVTRKDRRLVGVISFRTLFTARGNRLVEDLMSDPVFAYAHDDAEETARWFMPLDFLAMPIVDESRRLVGILMWDDAADILEEEDTEDSARSGGTEALQQPYMSTPLLKLVRSRIVWLLVLAVSALLTVKVLDSFEDTLAAAVVLSLFIPLLTGTGGNTGNQAATTVTRALALGDVRSKDFIQVLWRELRVGLVLGSMLGALGFILATFVYGLDIGIVIGLTLLLICTMSATVGGLMPILAKTIGADPAVFSNPFISTFCDATGLIIYFLIATSVLGL comes from the coding sequence ATGAGCGATATGACTAAAGAGTCTATTGATGTCTTAGACGATTGGCTGAAGACTGACAAGACTATCGACCCGAAAGATGCGCCTCGATTACAAAAGCTTCTGGCGGAGACACCGCTCCAAGATGTTATCGCGCTCGTGGAGCGTCACAACGCCGTGCGCGCGGCCTTAGCATTGCGACTTTTGCCACGGCAGCGCTCCATTGAAGTCTTCGATGCCTTGGACTCAGCGCACCAGGCAGATCTCATCGATGAACTCGGAAACGCCGAGGTCTTTGAATTTTTTGACGAACTAGGTCCAGATGACCGGGTTTCCCTGCTTGATGAGCTGCCAGCGGAAATTGCTGATCGCCTGCTGCGCTCTTTGAACCAGGATAAACGCGATGTCACCGGCGTGGTGTTGGGTTACCCAAAGGGAAGCATCGGCCGGCGCATGAGTCCGCAGGTGCCGCAGATTTACCCCGAGATGACTGTCGTCGAAGCCTTGGCGCGGGTCCGCGAGACTGCGGATGAACTAGAAACCATCTACACCTTGCCGGTTACGCGCAAAGACCGCCGGTTAGTGGGAGTTATTTCTTTCCGCACCTTGTTCACTGCGCGCGGAAACCGCTTGGTTGAAGACTTAATGAGCGACCCAGTCTTTGCCTATGCACACGATGACGCAGAGGAGACCGCCCGCTGGTTTATGCCGTTGGACTTTCTTGCTATGCCGATCGTGGATGAGTCCCGTCGCCTCGTGGGAATTTTGATGTGGGATGACGCAGCGGACATCCTAGAGGAAGAAGATACTGAGGATTCGGCGCGCTCTGGCGGTACGGAAGCTTTGCAGCAGCCATATATGTCCACGCCGCTGTTGAAGTTGGTGCGCTCGCGCATCGTTTGGCTTCTAGTGCTTGCTGTCTCGGCACTACTGACAGTAAAAGTATTGGACAGCTTTGAAGACACCCTCGCCGCAGCCGTGGTGCTTTCGCTGTTTATTCCCTTGCTAACGGGTACTGGCGGTAACACTGGAAACCAGGCGGCAACTACCGTCACGCGTGCTTTAGCACTCGGTGACGTTCGCTCCAAAGACTTCATTCAAGTGCTCTGGCGTGAGCTACGCGTGGGCCTAGTTCTGGGCAGTATGCTCGGTGCCTTGGGCTTTATTCTGGCCACTTTTGTCTACGGACTAGACATTGGCATCGTAATCGGACTGACCCTGCTGTTGATCTGTACGATGTCAGCCACTGTTGGCGGACTGATGCCAATTTTGGCTAAGACTATCGGTGCCGACCCAGCAGTATTCTCTAACCCCTTTATCTCGACCTTCTGTGATGCGACAGGTCTCATCATCTACTTCCTCATTGCAACCTCGGTGCTAGGTTTGTAA
- a CDS encoding type I restriction enzyme HsdR N-terminal domain-containing protein yields MSIDQAVYALAAKVRELKPIIETEEATKTAFIIPFISTVLGYDVTDPREVIPEYTADIGIKKGEKVDFAIKSGNDFRFLIECKKVGEPLRLDHANQLVRYFNVTDTEFAILTNGEVYEFYAQLDAANRMDEKPFMTIDLSNIDARVFPHLEMCTKTHFDSETIAASAEQLRYISEIRKVLSAQLKEPDSDWVKQIAARVTSRRMTAQNLEIFTKLITTAQAQFLKDEANRRLRSAQDYEEIVSPQKEEPVETNEPEALEPSDGIITTDTEIQGFGIIRAICCSEVPINDITMRDAKSYCAILYQDNNRKPLARLFFDRKIPRIGIFNEDREMEVFDLNAIEDIYNYSDLLRERCRALRDS; encoded by the coding sequence ATGAGTATTGATCAGGCGGTCTATGCACTCGCAGCTAAAGTCCGTGAACTCAAGCCCATTATCGAAACTGAGGAAGCCACGAAAACAGCTTTCATCATTCCTTTTATCAGCACTGTTCTTGGGTACGATGTCACCGATCCGCGTGAGGTCATTCCTGAATACACTGCAGATATTGGGATCAAGAAGGGCGAAAAAGTAGATTTCGCCATCAAATCCGGTAATGACTTCCGATTCCTGATCGAGTGCAAGAAGGTTGGCGAACCGCTACGCCTTGATCACGCTAATCAGCTAGTCCGCTATTTCAATGTGACGGATACTGAATTCGCAATTCTCACTAATGGTGAAGTCTACGAATTTTATGCACAACTAGATGCAGCGAACCGCATGGACGAAAAACCATTCATGACCATTGATCTTTCAAATATTGATGCTCGGGTCTTTCCACACCTAGAAATGTGTACTAAGACTCACTTTGATTCTGAAACAATCGCTGCCAGCGCTGAACAACTTAGGTACATTTCTGAGATTCGAAAAGTTCTTTCTGCGCAGCTCAAAGAACCAGATTCCGATTGGGTAAAGCAGATTGCCGCCCGTGTGACGTCCCGCAGGATGACAGCTCAGAACCTTGAAATTTTCACGAAACTCATCACAACGGCACAAGCCCAGTTCTTGAAGGATGAAGCAAACCGCCGACTTCGTTCTGCTCAAGATTATGAGGAAATCGTATCGCCTCAAAAAGAGGAACCGGTAGAAACTAACGAACCTGAAGCATTAGAGCCATCAGACGGCATCATCACCACTGACACGGAAATTCAAGGGTTCGGGATAATTCGTGCGATCTGCTGTAGCGAAGTTCCAATCAATGACATCACTATGCGTGATGCCAAATCGTATTGCGCGATTTTGTACCAAGATAACAACCGTAAGCCTCTTGCACGCCTTTTCTTCGACCGTAAAATCCCGCGGATCGGCATTTTCAATGAGGATCGCGAGATGGAAGTTTTTGATCTCAACGCTATCGAAGATATCTACAATTACTCGGATCTATTGCGCGAACGGTGCAGGGCACTTCGCGATAGCTAA
- a CDS encoding tyrosine-type recombinase/integrase codes for MSNKPIKYRARVRVGCVDGVTRYVQADAPTRTAAKEKVTAAARRKVYGKKAPESTPNVLTGKSTVLELATAWIDSREVIHDLSSDVVQQTGQVRTQTLDKYRQLFSTLRGERGEWNLASMALEDVTTDNVSTWLELVSYRAPSTAKLCKIMLSGAFKMVMSKGVVAWNENPTAGALLHKGVKREPQALSKRDETRAIELAEQWQTPRKFMDLVGIVKLLSGTGMRPAEALAVRWEDVDLSATPATVKVTGIVIELKGGKGQGKGLVRQPVTKTRSGLRVNKLPADTTAMLMERWVNRESDLVFPNRSGGLTSLANVNRAWREARGEELKHVRLKDFRPTVATKIERTHGAKAAALQLGHGSTKITEEFYIEAGDAGDYTAALEL; via the coding sequence GTGAGCAACAAACCAATAAAGTATCGCGCACGCGTAAGGGTAGGGTGCGTTGACGGCGTAACACGCTACGTACAGGCAGATGCACCCACACGAACCGCTGCGAAAGAAAAAGTAACAGCGGCGGCCAGGCGTAAGGTCTACGGCAAGAAAGCACCTGAATCAACCCCTAACGTGCTCACAGGCAAATCAACCGTGCTGGAACTAGCAACAGCATGGATCGACAGCCGTGAAGTAATCCATGACCTATCTAGTGATGTAGTCCAACAAACCGGTCAAGTACGCACACAGACACTAGATAAATACAGGCAACTATTTAGCACGCTGCGAGGTGAACGCGGTGAATGGAACCTAGCATCAATGGCGCTGGAAGATGTGACCACTGACAATGTTTCAACATGGCTGGAACTGGTTTCTTACCGCGCTCCATCAACCGCGAAACTGTGCAAAATCATGCTTTCCGGTGCATTCAAGATGGTCATGAGTAAAGGTGTTGTTGCCTGGAACGAGAACCCTACAGCGGGTGCACTACTGCATAAGGGCGTTAAACGTGAGCCACAGGCGCTATCTAAGCGTGATGAAACACGGGCTATTGAATTAGCGGAACAGTGGCAGACACCCCGTAAATTCATGGACTTAGTCGGCATCGTGAAGCTACTGAGTGGCACGGGCATGCGGCCTGCTGAAGCTCTAGCCGTGAGGTGGGAAGATGTAGACCTCTCCGCTACCCCGGCGACTGTAAAAGTCACTGGCATCGTCATTGAGCTAAAGGGCGGCAAAGGACAGGGCAAAGGGCTAGTAAGGCAACCTGTGACTAAGACTAGAAGCGGGCTAAGAGTAAATAAGTTGCCGGCCGATACCACTGCAATGCTCATGGAACGTTGGGTGAACCGTGAAAGTGATTTGGTATTCCCTAACCGAAGTGGCGGGCTAACTAGTTTGGCTAACGTCAATCGTGCATGGCGTGAAGCCCGGGGTGAAGAGTTAAAGCATGTTCGGTTGAAAGACTTCCGGCCTACCGTGGCAACAAAGATTGAACGAACCCACGGGGCTAAGGCGGCGGCGCTGCAACTAGGTCACGGCTCTACAAAAATCACTGAGGAATTCTACATTGAAGCGGGGGACGCTGGAGACTACACGGCGGCGTTAGAACTCTAG
- a CDS encoding helix-turn-helix domain-containing protein: MEYMTYEEVQAHTGLSRASILKRIRQGRLNPVKSAYDNRRNLFPRKEVEALNDRIPAA, encoded by the coding sequence ATGGAATACATGACCTACGAAGAAGTCCAGGCACACACCGGGCTAAGCCGTGCATCAATCCTTAAACGTATCCGACAAGGACGGCTAAACCCGGTCAAAAGTGCATACGACAACCGACGCAACCTATTTCCCCGCAAAGAAGTAGAAGCACTCAATGACCGAATCCCAGCAGCCTAA